In uncultured Bacteroides sp., one genomic interval encodes:
- a CDS encoding helix-turn-helix domain-containing protein, with protein sequence MNKFNENKILLYPNRNRIHNNIYDYSYAFSFFTLDNSTEFFTEKENTNHVLFILSGEIKLFTTNLETKIFKKDMMFIASDKNSAFKGIVLEKTEIVILNIGNSIPFYNDYPLKEIKSYCLKNIFEFEAIEIRQPIHCFLQGIILYFKYKIHNKYMYDLKKYEFLLLMQSFYDKEETIHFFSPIINNMSEFKNMVYSRYTNTCSVEQLASMCNMTTKTFTRRFKEQFNTTPYKWLMQQRNKSISIYLAQGVPIQKIADEFGFASTTSFISYCKKNLY encoded by the coding sequence ATGAATAAGTTTAATGAAAATAAGATCTTATTGTATCCAAACAGAAATCGCATACATAATAATATATACGATTACAGCTATGCATTTAGTTTTTTTACACTTGATAATAGTACTGAATTTTTCACCGAAAAAGAAAATACAAATCATGTACTATTCATTTTAAGCGGGGAAATAAAGTTATTTACAACTAATCTAGAAACTAAAATCTTTAAAAAAGACATGATGTTCATAGCCTCTGACAAAAATTCCGCATTTAAAGGTATAGTTTTAGAAAAAACAGAAATTGTAATCTTAAATATTGGTAATTCAATACCTTTTTATAATGACTATCCATTAAAAGAAATAAAGTCTTATTGTTTAAAAAATATTTTTGAATTTGAAGCTATTGAAATCCGTCAACCAATTCATTGCTTTCTACAAGGAATAATTCTATATTTCAAATATAAAATCCATAATAAATATATGTATGATTTAAAGAAATATGAATTTCTACTCCTCATGCAATCTTTTTACGATAAAGAAGAGACTATTCATTTTTTTTCACCAATAATAAACAATATGAGTGAATTTAAAAATATGGTATATTCTCGATATACAAACACATGCAGTGTAGAGCAGCTGGCCTCTATGTGCAATATGACTACTAAAACATTCACACGCAGATTTAAAGAACAATTTAATACAACACCATATAAATGGCTAATGCAACAAAGAAATAAATCTATAAGTATTTATTTAGCTCAAGGTGTACCAATACAAAAAATTGCAGATGAATTCGGTTTTGCTTCTACAACCAGTTTTATAAGCTATTGTAAGAAGAATTTATACTAG